The genomic segment AAATTGAGAAACTAAATTGAATTCATCACAAGGAGCATAGTatgaaaatatagattattttttattagctaAGACATATTGATTTTCgcgtttaaatttaagaaatataaatcacattttcctgcaatatttatgcaaattaaagATGTACACACAGTAATTGGTCATGAATTTCTTCTATGTATCTGTCCAATTATATGCAAGCATAATAAATCATGTTaggatattttattacacaaattaaACTAATCCACAAACGAAAAAGATAGATTTCACTGATATAGAAAATTCACATgaatttgtcaaaataaaactattaattgaGACTAGattgataataattgattttgttTACTGGCAAATCCATTTACCATAAAGGAACTGCTATTACCATTCTGAGTcggattataatattttggaaGAATCGTCTGCTTTTGTTTCTCCATTCTCTGACTGTATTTAGCATTATTATAACACAATACTCCACATATGGCCATAGTCattccaaatatatttaaccaTGTAACTGGATTGCCAAGTACAAGTAACGTTACTGCGATCACGAATATGCGTTTGCTCGCACTAGCTACCGCGTACGTTAAAGGAGTGACGATAGAGAGCACGGAAAACgcgataatattttgaaaccaGTTCAATATTCCatctaaaaataacaatcctaatatataatagctcATCTCCACTGATGATCTCATCATTGGTTCATATACCAAACGGTATAAGTCATATACACCCCAAATTGGTGAAAACATGAACAGAGCCAGACGGCCGAGTATGTGCAGTAACCGTAAGTGATGTATTCCTGTTTCATGCAATAcctataaaacaaaaaattattaattaaaataagacatagaattaaatgttttgtCGAGATTTGATTCTACTTTACCTTTTTGGAGTAAATATTCTGTAAGGAAAATGCCATAGTGGATGCTAATGCACTGATCAGGCCAATCATGTTGAAACTAAGCTCTGTCAGTGTAGCAATTGCTACACCACCGACTATTGGCACAAGGCTCAAGTAGACTTTCCATGTCTGCTGTTCTCGAAGTATTATTCTTGATAGGGCTACCGTAAAGAGGG from the Anoplolepis gracilipes chromosome 11, ASM4749672v1, whole genome shotgun sequence genome contains:
- the LOC140671211 gene encoding solute carrier family 35 member E1 homolog; this encodes MNIMDDRRNNREVVTVLFLCLLWYVISSSSNVVGKMLLSEFPYPLTVTMVQLTSITLYSGPFFNLWGVRRYSSNITWSYYLRLIVPLALGKFLANVFSHVSIWKVPVSYAHTVKATMPLFTVALSRIILREQQTWKVYLSLVPIVGGVAIATLTELSFNMIGLISALASTMAFSLQNIYSKKVLHETGIHHLRLLHILGRLALFMFSPIWGVYDLYRLVYEPMMRSSVEMSYYILGLLFLDGILNWFQNIIAFSVLSIVTPLTYAVASASKRIFVIAVTLLVLGNPVTWLNIFGMTMAICGVLCYNNAKYSQRMEKQKQTILPKYYNPTQNGNSSSFMVNGFASKQNQLLSI